The following coding sequences lie in one Papaver somniferum cultivar HN1 unplaced genomic scaffold, ASM357369v1 unplaced-scaffold_52, whole genome shotgun sequence genomic window:
- the LOC113343017 gene encoding uncharacterized protein LOC113343017 yields the protein MAEEINQLHAKNGEKIPSRDLNPREGVNAITLASGIQLVQPKVTDSSREEAPKKPVFEEKNADFPQTPEVTKSKSKHIVSTYVPPLPFPGRFSKDNRKVEQDRDIWDVFKKVQVNIPLVEVIRQTPRYVKCVKELCTKKVNLTGNEVTSVGENASEYLRKKLPPKLKDPGSFIIPCTTGKRRFTKAMLDLAAFINVMPTSIYDALNLGPLKETGIVIQLADRSDVYPKDMSDVNSSSSTPLLLGRPFMSTARTKIDVQNGTLTMEFDEEVFWGKN from the exons ATGGCCGAGGAGATTAATCAGTTGCATGCAAAAAATGGTGAGAAAATCCCTTCTCGAGATCTTAACCCAagagagggtgtcaatgctattacgttggcAAGTGGTatacaacttgtgcaacccaaaGTTACTGATTCGAGTAGAGAAGAAGCCCCAAAGAAACCGGTTTTTGAGGAGAAGAACGCTGACTTCCCCCAAACTCCCGAGGTAACTAAATCTAAGTCTAAACATattgtttctacttatgttcctcctctacCTTTTCCTGGAAGGTTCTCCAAAGATAATAGGAAGGTGGAACAAGATAGGGAtatttgggatgtttttaagaaggtccaAGTGAATATTCCACTCGTTGAAGTAATTAGGCAAACTCCTCGCTATGTAAAGTGTGtaaaggaattgtgcactaaAAAAGTCAATCTAACTGGTAATGAGGTAacgagtgtgggggagaatgcttcggaatATCTTCGAAAGAAACTCCCACCAAAATTGAAGGATCCTGGTAGTTTCATTATTCCATGCACTACTGGTAAAAGGAGGTTTACAAAAGCTATGCTAGATTTAGCAGCTTTCATTAATGTTATGCCTACTTCGATTTATGATGCTTtaaatcttggtcctcttaaggaAACTggcatagttattcaacttgccgaTAGATCTGATGTTTATCCAAaag ACATGAGTGATGTGAATTCGTCCTCGTCTACACCTTTactgttgggtagaccatttaTGAGTACTGctagaacgaagattgatgtccaaaatggcaccttgactatggagttCGATGAAgaggtgttttggggtaaaaactga